Within the Onychostoma macrolepis isolate SWU-2019 chromosome 14, ASM1243209v1, whole genome shotgun sequence genome, the region ATATTTATAAAACCATAAAATCATATTTCCTATTCTGTGACTGTATATCAGTATTATTAGAAATGTAGCAATTCATGTCTTTTATCAAAACACCATTTTATAAAAGTGATAAGCCACTAAAGGCTAGGcgttacagtgattttaccacaGCCTTCCATGGTTTATTGCTGTAATAAACtcttaaatttaaacacattatgCTTATATGATTAAACTTGTTAGAAAAATAAGATGTCCAGAATAGCTTGTAATTcttcacactgcaaaaaaaaaaaaaatgtttttgacatgttttccagtaaaatatCCAAAcataaatctaatttaaaagaaaatacttgAGAAGaaaaattgtgtatatatatcttaaatgaattagcaatttttattttagttttttttctcattgggTAACTATTTTTATCGGAGGGACATTAagataaactattttttttttttttaaatctgtttctTGGCAGGTCTtaaaatttggaaaataaaatctCAGATATTGCAccatgtcattatttatttaaaataaaataaagccaaAATGGGAAAGCCATGTGTGACAAAGTTAGGACAACATTACTGTTAACATAGTGATTATCAGCAAGTGTGAGCACCTCTATAAAAGCAGAAGTTTCTGGTCTGGAGCCTTCAGGTGTGTGTTAACACAATGCCAAGGAGGTAAGACATCAGCAATGATCTTAGAGAAGCAATTGTTGCTGCCATCAATCTGGGAAGCGTAACACCGCCATTTCCAAACAATGTGAAATCCATCATTCCACAGTGTGGAagtttattcacaaatggaagaCATTTAAAACAGACAACAATCCTCCCAAGAGTGGACGTCCCAGCAAATTCACCCCAAGATCAGACCATGTAACGCTCAGAGAAATGGCAGACAACCCAAGAACTACACCGCAGATTCagttaacatgttaaatgatAAAATTCATGGCTTGCCAGAAGAAAGCCTCTTCtctaaaaaaaaagcatggCAGCACAGTTTAGGTTTGCAAAGTTGCATCTGAACAAACCATAAGATTTTTAGAACAATGTCCTTTGAACAGATGAGGCCAAAGTGGAGATGTTTGGCCATAATGCACAGCGCCACATTTGGTAAAAAACTAAAGAGCATTTCAACACAAACACCTCATACCAAAAGTCACACATGCTGGTGGAGGGCTGATGATTTTGGGGCTTGTTTTGTAGCCACAGGACCTGGGCACCTCACAGTCATTGGGTCGACCATGAACTCCTCTGTATACCAAAGTATTCTAGTCAATGTGATGCCATCCGTTCGATAGCTAAAGTTTGGCCAATATTGGGTCATGCAACAGGAATGATCCCAAACCTACCAGTAAATCTACAACAGAACAGCTGAAAATATATAGCccagtcaaagtccagacctcaTCCTGACTGAAATGCTGTGGTAAGAGCTGTGCAAAAAACAAATGCTTCAATAAACTAGAGCAACGCTTTAAAGAAGAGTGGGCTAGAATTCCTCCAGAATGATGTGAGAGACTGATAAAGTCATACAGAACATAATTACTTCAAGTTATTGCTGCTAAACGTGGATCTACAGGCATTGAATCATAGGGTGTCCTAAGTTTGCCACACATGGCTTTTCCATCttggctttatttttgtttagtaaataatgacacgGTGTGATATGTCGTGTGACGTTGTTTATCTGAGGTTTTAATTTCCAAATTTTAAGATAATCCAGATAATCTTTTTATTATGTCCATACAGAAAACCGTGGAATCCTAACTTTTGTATTGTCAATAGGGTAAACTACAatatattctctgaaaacagCTTATACAATACCAGTCAAAAATCTCCTATGCCCAacaaacctgcatttatttcttaaaaatacagtaaaaacagtaatattgaatgtataatattattataatttaacgTAAGTGGTCACACTTtgtattaggtggccttaactactatgtacttgcatcaaaaaataagtacaatgtacttattgtggtcatattgtattgcaaaacactattgctgctattgaggtgggatacgggtaaggttagggacaggtttggtggtatgggtaggtttaagggtgggttaaagtGTAAGgtatgggtcaacagtgtaattataaatgtaattacagaaattgattacagatgtaattacataggtattttaaaaatataagtacaatgtaaaaacatgtatgtacacaataagtgcattgtaccaaatgattaatttaaatgtaagtacacagtagttaaggccacctaatataaagtgggaccaagttgttttatttgaatatatttatatgttaaaatgttttataattgttCCTATAACTATCAATTATATGATAATAtacaactttttttgttgttgttcaggaatagaaagtttaaaaaaacagtatgtatttgaaatatacatttttatatgtagtaataataatagaagCATTAGAGAGAATTAAAGAGCATATACTGTAAGAtaattctttccaaaaaaactaaattattcaAAACTTTTGATAGGTAGTGTATATCTAATGcaacatttattacatttattttgttttaaggatattttttcataaaaatatttttgttagctaTTTTGTCCTGGAAAACAGCACAGATTTACTAATTAAgaaccttattttttttttgcagtgcattaaaaaatgataaaacttttatttacatacaACATATGTGTCAGGGAGCCGAGTGAGGGGTAAAATGAGTGTTGCCCATCTCTTCTCCTGTCTTCTTGTCTGCACCACTACATTAGCCGTTGGTCTGGGTACATCTCGCTCTccgttttctctctctctttgtgtaCTCTGATCTCTGTTTCCTGTAACAAGCATGCAATGCAATATCAGTGTCTGACTCAACCGCCCCCTCCCTCCCCCCTGCGTTTCTCTTTTATTACACACTCATCCCCCTACTGTTTGGCCCTCAATTCTCTTCTCTCCTTCCTCCCGTCCGTTTTCTCGTTCCCTCCCTTCATGTTCTGTATGCTTCCTCTGTTGCTGCCCACGTACAGCACCCCAGAGGATGTTTCGAATATTCTCGTTTTCAAAAATCAGACCCAGATATAAAAATATGTGTTCAAGGCATCTGTATAGACGGTCTTCATAAAACCTGCTCATCAAAGCCTTGGTTAGCTGTTTgccaaaattaatgttttttaccCTCCAATCagttttaaagtcaacatgaaatggtgTTAGCAACCCTTTTTAATTAGTACTGTAATATTTCAGAGTGAAATGAAAAATTAGATGTGaactatataaaattaaaagcatttaaagtatattcattaaaatataattttaatgtaaccatttaagataaatgtttttttttttaatattttacattataaatatattaacgtatttattgtaaaaaaaaaataaataaaaatgaagaaataaaacaataatttgttACTTCGCAATgtgcactgatgaatcattcacaaaaaGACCAGGAATGTGCACATTTAGTTGTAATAACGAATATCCCAAAACTACTTATGAAGTTTAATCGGGTTTTATGAACAACCCTCTCCAAAGAGCTCTTATAATGCAGTTTGTGTGTTTTACTACAGGCATGCTTTACGCAAGACTTATAAGCTCAGACTGCTCTGTCTTCAGACGTCATAGGATTTTATATATAGAATAATGCATGTAATGGGCTTTCAGAGGTGGAGATTTCATTTTATAAACACTTCTAGCCAAAAAATTTGAGTTTCCAGTGTTGCACAGTATGGTTTCAGTCCTGAAGGTAGCCAAAAGTTCTCCCACTGTTTCAGCATAATGCGCTTTATATGAAACTCTGGCAGACAGAGAAAGCACCACAGCTGTGCCCTTCCCATGCTGCCGAGCACCTGATATTAGCCatctgaaatgtgtttttaaaatgacatctgATGCACCTCAGCgcccattaaaaataaagattttaggtttaaagggagagttcacgCAAAAAATGACaatcattgtttactcaccctcatgtgattctaaacctgtttgactctttttttttctccgtgaaacacaaaatgagatgtttagcagaatgtctggAAATGAATATATGACATATATTGCCCTGTATCAAGATCTATATTATGATATTGCTATGTTACCTATAAGGTGATATATAGTTTTCACAAACGTGATGTAAGAACATATATAAAATCCCCATAGTGAAATTTGTATATGTTCATATgtacatatgaagagtttatttgcaaaaacggataacaatttaaaaaaatcacgtttttttcattgtgcattccaattaatctcaatcaaactgcagttgggttattttaaaaaaaatacagctaaccaacacaataaaacatgataacataatgaaaaaacatgatttttgaaaattagagttatctgtttttgcaaataaactcttacTGTATGTTAATACTATatgatgattttttatttagtataatATGTGGCAACCATATGTTAAcagtactttttatttatatatgcatacacattatatatgaaaaaaaaaaatctgttaaatttttttaaatacatgtctatcttttatatttacttgCATTGACAGGTTTTAGGATGAATATACATGTACATGACATATATAGGCCTATCACATGTGCATATTGGGATCCAAGCAGCTTTCTTCCATACAGTGGAAGTGAATGGGGACTGGGACTTGTGTCTTGTGCAATATTTTCCAAGTTGCCTGATAGCTTCAGATGTTATTGACACTTGACAGTGTCCCAttccccattcattttcattatttggaACTTGTAGCTTGGACTTAAAGCTTTAGACGTCTCCTTTTTGGTTCCACAGGAGAAATAAAATCATTCAGGTTTGCAGCAACATGAgggttagtaaataatgacggaatattcatttttaggtaTTCTGTCCCTTTAACTAAATAAATCTGTTTAGAAGTGACAAATATGACTGTTTACAACTATAACATGAAATTTAGACTGAAGTTAGAAAATGTTTTAGGTTGAATGAGTTAGTTTTGACATGGTTTAAAGGCTGCCACTGATGCagctgttgtgtgttttgtatgtatgtgtgtctttGTGTTCAATGGTTGTCGTGTACATGTGTGTTTGTCTCTGTGTGCGtctgtgcatatgtgtgtgctTGTCCATGGCTCTCGTTCATTCAGAGGCTGAGGAGCTGTACCAAAAACGTGTGCTGACGATAACGGGCATCTGCGTGGCACTGCTGGTGGTTGGCATCGTGTGTGTGGTGGCATACTGCAAAACCAAGTAAGCCCCGGGAACTCTAGCAATCGCCAGAAAGAGCTGTGCACATtcacacattaaattaaaaagcataccaaaaaaaaaacacttacaccCTTTGGGTGGTATAAGCAAAATTCGCTTTGTGAGGAAATTTATATCACTATATCTTTTTATAAAAGTGTGGGGTcagtataattgttttttttttttttaattaaattaataattttattcagcaaggatacattacaccgattaaatgtgacattaacatttataatattagaaaagatttatatttcaaataaatgccgttcttttgaacttttctgttcatcaaagaattctgaaaaaaagaattaacagggtttccacaaaaaatgttaagcagcacaaccattttcaccatttacaataagaaatatttattgagcagcaatttagcataatgattttttttttttatgatttctaaaggatcatgtgacactgaagactggagaaatgatgctgaaaatttagctttgcatcacaggaataaattacattttagaatatatttaaatagaaaatcattattttaaattgcaataatatttcacaatatcattatttttactgtatttttgatcacataaatgtAACCTTGTGGAGCATAAgataccccaaacttttgaacagtagtgtacatacattgcttatatataaattattgtatttatttaaaaaaaaaagcaatttagCTGGaaattcaacaacaacaacaaaatcaaaccaaataaaattttattatattaccatgGCAATGACTATTTTTCAATAATTCGAAAGACTACTGGATTATTTGCTAATATTTGCTACTGGATACAAACTAAATGATAATATTATTCCTATCACTAAaacaatatatgtatatatggtCACGCCATCTAGCCCTGATCTACACCAAATCAAAGTAACTTTTGTGTTTCACTTTAGTGAACAGCAGGTTAATACATCTTGTCTGTAGATACTTGGTCATTTcctgttttaaatattagagTATCTGCCGTCATTGTATAAATCACAGCTCAGATTTGAGATTGGATCTTTCTTCAGGAAACAAAGAAAGAAGTTGCATAACCACCTGCACCAGAACATGTGTGCGGAGCATCCGAACCGCATGCTGGCCAACGGACCCAACCATCCCGGCCCCGGCCCTGAGGAAATCCCCATGGTGGATGTGAGTTTGCCTGCCTCTCATTTCCTGTATGATGATATATCTTTTGCATATTCTGAAGATTTAGTAATTGAAGGCATGATAAAGCATACAACTTAATATTATTGAACACTTAAATAAGTGTTCATAGGCAGATTGGCTTAGAAAGCATTTAATGTTGCTTTTGGTACTTTTGGTGTAAAACATAGATttgggtttgtttgtttgtttgtttgtttgattagaATTCTTAAAGTCCATTATTTCTGAAAAGGGTTCAGATTATGTGAATTGCAGTGTGGTTTCTTCTGGATGTTACAGCAATTCAGAAGTAAATCGCAATTGATCCTGTGGTGCTCACATTGATGACTAAGCATTCTTCAAACGTTATTAAATTTAGGTTAGGACTCAAGTGTGAAAACGACACAATCTCACGCTACTctttatattgcagtatatATCTAAGAATGTCCCAGCAACTGAGCGAGTAGTACGACACGGAACAGAGACATCAGGCAATTTCTCGGGCAGCCGAATGTCGTCACGATCCCACCACACCTCCACAGCTTCTCACGCTTCCAGTCACCGGTACTGACTCTTCCCAGACTGATTCATCTACCAATATATCCATATATAGATCCTTGACTTGATATATCctctgtccatctgtctatTTAGCTGTTCATTTACTAACCTAACTAGCCAAAactatttacatatatatatatttccatcaGACCCCAAATAtttacatctatctatctatctatctatctatctatctattctgaAAATATTCTAAGCAActattaatcacatccaaaataaacgtatttgtttatataataataataataataataataataataattaacacataataaattaatactgtaacacatacagtatattgtgaaaatatttacatgtatttacatgtttatatttataatcataaaattgatattatatataaatatatttaatatataaacataacatttttcttagatatatacatgcatgtataaataatatccggtacacacacatacattatgtacaaaaaccttttattttggatgattaatcatgattaatcattgcctagcattaatatatatatatatatatatatatatatatatatatatatatatatatatatatatatatattatgtatgcaCGAGATTgggtttttaaatatacactgcCACTCAAAattttgggatcagtaagatttttaatgttttttaaggagtctcttctgctcatcaaggctgtatttatttgatcaaaaatactgaaaaaaacagtaatattgtaaaatcgtattgcaatttctaatattggtttcctattttaatatactttaaaatagtatttatttctgtgaggcagtgctgaattttcagcatcattactccagtcttcagtgtcacatgatccttcagaaataattctaatatgctgatttattatgagtgttgaaactgttgtgctgcttcatattgttttttggaacatgtgaaaatttttctttgattctttgattaatacaaagttaaaaagagcagcatttgttcaaaatagaaatcttttctaacaatataagtctttactatgactttttattcatttaacacatccctcctgaataaaagtattaatttctataaaaaaaaaaataaataaaaaatgtactgaccccaaatttttgaatagcattgtatattgtaacacaaaatttcatttttaaaataaatgctgttcttttgaacttttaataatcagagaatcctaaaaaaaaaaaaaaaaaaatcacaggtcccccccaaaaaaatgaagcagcacaacggtttccaacattgattataaatcagcatattagaatgattgctgaaggatcatgtgacactgaagactggagtaatgatgctgaaaattcagctttgatcacagaaataaattatattttaaagtatattaaaatagaaaactgttattttaaattgcaataatatttcacaaaataacattttttctgtatttttgatcaaatagatacagccttgatgagcagaagaaacttctttaaaaaacattaaaaatcttactgattccaaacttttgagcagcagtgtaggtgcatttatttgttcaaaaatacaaaaattaatcaCATACACAATTTCACATgactgtttttttatatatattcaaaaatgtattttttcctgtaatgcagagctgaattttcacaggatcctttagaaatcattctaatatgctgatttgctgttaaaatagaaaacagttatttcttattattattaacgttgaaaacagttgcttaatatttttgagaaaacattttttgtgaagAACAATTTTTCTTCATATACTTTGATCAAAGAGTTCAAAATGAGAgatattctatttttttaaattataaatgtctttactgccaatTTTAACCAATTTATTACATCCTGAATAAAGGTATAaatctctttaaaataaaaattcctacttaactttttatatactttttttttgttgttgcatttTTCTCACATATTTTCTTTGTGTTGTTCCCGCCTGTCAGGCACGAGGAGCGCACATGGAGTATGGAGCGGACAGACAGCATGCATTCTGACTGCCTGTCGGGGGCGCTCTCTTCCTCTGTTGGCACCAGTAAATGCAGCAGCCCGGCGTGTATGGAGGCCCGTGCCCGCCGAGCAGCATACTATGGGTATCCTGACACTACACAGTGCCCCCTACAGTACGGAGACTCTTACGACTCCCTGCGGGACTCACCTCACAGTGACAGGTGAGTGAAAAAGGAAACTACAGCAGCAGATAAGAAGTGTTCACCTTCACAGATAAAAGACACTGAGTATATTTGTGGTCAAATGAAAGTATGCTGATTGTCCTGTTGGTTAAATAAGTTTGTAAGCTTTATTTGATCAGGATTTTGATATTTGGCATTGAACCATAGCACAATATAAGCAGATCTCAGATATGTTCAGTAGTGTTGACAGTAGCTTAACTTACCTTGTCATTTTCCTCCTttgttgctttggataaaagcatctgctaaattattaaatgtacctCCTTTCAAAACATTCTTCCTatttttttccaacaggtaGCAGTGTAGTGTAACAAAACACTACTGCtctgctttttctttctcttttctctctaaAGTAGAAATCAGATTCATTTTCATGAGCTGTTTTGGTTGGATGGTTGATGTAAACAGGCTGATTCagtaaatcaaatgtaatttttgtgggaaaatatttagttaaatgCTTTTGCgatataaaataatgcattatttttttcaactgttttctatgatttttttgtatttagtgTAGTTTAGATTCAATGTTATTATAGCTGGTTGATTCATCATAAATAATTGAttcaaaaactatttttgttcCCTATAAATATTGATCCGAATGTGCTAATATTCATATGTAAATTATAACATGCAGCAGTTTgaggtcaataagattttttttagcaaggatgcattaaattgataaaaaatgacagtaaagggCAGCTTTGCTGAGCATAAGAGTCTTCTCACTGACCCTGAATTTATTAAACGTAGTGTGTATTTAAAAGATTTTTCCGTCACCCCATGTTTTTCTGCGTCTTCGCAGGTACGTGTCTGCTCTGACCACACCGGCGCGCCTATCTCCGGTGGACTTTCACTCCTCACTGCCCCCGCAGGTGCCTACCTTTCAGATCACCACGCCCAACGCCAGCCATGCCCTCTCCCTGCCGCCCGCCGCCTCGGCCATCGCCATGGCAGCCTACACGCCCGACGACGACCAGCCCCTCCTGCACCGCTACCGGCGATCCCGACGCCCGTATTACGCGGCGGAGAGCACGGGCTCCCTTCCGTCCAGCCCGTACCGCTTCGTGGACGATGAGGATTACGAGACCACGCAGGAGTACATGTCCTCCCGAGAGCAGCCGAAGAAGAGCAGCAACGGCCACCGTTGGCGCAGGAGGTCGCGGCTCAACGGCCACGTGTCGCAGCGCACGCCGGGCCCCAGGAACTACAGCTCTCAAAGCTGCCTGTCGGACAGCGAGTGGGAGGACGATGAGGTCGGCGACCTCGGCCACGGCGAGAGCACGCCGTTTCTCAGTATGCAGAACATGAACGCCACTGAACCGGCCACCATCTACCGACCCAACGACACGCGGACTTTCACCAACACGGGACGCTCGGGCTCCCGGGGAAACGTGCAGGCCAACAAACTGTCGCAGTCACGGTCCAGAACGGACAATGCACCCCTTTAAAAAAGAACGACGAGAGCAAGGACGAACGAACTTGCGTAGGCGCGAAAAACAAATGATATGCTATAGACCTGCACCTatgagaaatattttttattttatataacagaCAGATAttctaaacaaatgaaatatttattttcatttcagcaAAAATTGTCTACTAGCTAGCAGCAAAGACTTTTTTTATAGGGGGAAAACTATTTATATGTAATTCCTTTTTTTGATTTACAGCATTACGAAGAAGAATTACGTGCCAATTTTTTCACGAGTTAGAAATAGAATAATATTGTGGTGCCTTTTGCTGTTTGCCGACGAGGGAGGTTCAGTTGAAGTTTTGTAGCCTTTCTTAAAAACAGACTCTTGGGTTTTATAGacatgtttttctgttttttcttcGTTCGTTTGTTTCGTTTGTTCAGGATCTCCCCATTTGAACTGTGATATTATTCAGACACCATGCAATATCGAATCACTTCTGTGTAAGGTGTTTGTTTACATGACTAGGATTCACGCGCACACATAACCGACGTTAAATTGCATCGGATGCCGAATCGTTCGCGCATCTGAGCGCCGTTTGCGTTCGTCTTTGGTTTCTACGTTCGACGTTTTCCTTTCTCTCAACTGGTTGTCGCATATTGTTTCCATTGAAACAGAGGTACGCAGGAGTTCACAGGGCATGACGCTGGGTCGCAGTATCGGCCCTGGTGTTCAGGGTTTTCAAAACGGTGGTCTGTGCGTCCAATGAATGTGTTTACACTTCTGTCCGTGTGCGTGAGAGTATCGTTGAACCTCAGTG harbors:
- the nrg2b gene encoding neuregulin 2b isoform X3, with the translated sequence MREISYRNCRRMREREQQKRKSDRRRKDGPREGKKRASSPKVKPMDSQWLLEGKKLTLKCEAVGNPSPSFNWYKDGSQLRKRKDVKIKSNKKNSKLHISRVRLEDSGNYTCVAENSLGRENATSYVSVQSITTTLSPGSSHARKCNETEKTYCVNGGDCYFIHGINQLSCKCPNDYTGERCQTSVMAGFYKHLGIEIMEAEELYQKRVLTITGICVALLVVGIVCVVAYCKTKKQRKKLHNHLHQNMCAEHPNRMLANGPNHPGPGPEEIPMVDYISKNVPATERVVRHGTETSGNFSGSRMSSRSHHTSTASHASSHRHEERTWSMERTDSMHSDCLSGALSSSVGTSKCSSPACMEARARRAAYYGYPDTTQCPLQYGDSYDSLRDSPHSDRYVSALTTPARLSPVDFHSSLPPQVPTFQITTPNASHALSLPPAASAIAMAAYTPDDDQPLLHRYRRSRRPYYAAESTGSLPSSPYRFVDDEDYETTQEYMSSREQPKKSSNGHRWRRRSRLNGHVSQRTPGPRNYSSQSCLSDSEWEDDEVGDLGHGESTPFLSMQNMNATEPATIYRPNDTRTFTNTGRSGSRGNVQANKLSQSRSRTDNAPL
- the nrg2b gene encoding neuregulin 2b isoform X2, coding for MRRLDPVHFSMLVIGVSFACYAPSLDSLQDQAYRSAVVIEGEVSSLPENVSVEPYSVNVKVLDVWPVNSGGLEREQLVTVGEFGSEAPCVAVEKHHRYIFFMDPTEEPLVFKASFAPLDSTEKTLKKDVESILCEDCASSPKVKPMDSQWLLEGKKLTLKCEAVGNPSPSFNWYKDGSQLRKRKDVKIKSNKKNSKLHISRVRLEDSGNYTCVAENSLGRENATSYVSVQSITTTLSPGSSHARKCNETEKTYCVNGGDCYFIHGINQLSCKCPNDYTGERCQTSVMAGFYKAEELYQKRVLTITGICVALLVVGIVCVVAYCKTKKQRKKLHNHLHQNMCAEHPNRMLANGPNHPGPGPEEIPMVDYISKNVPATERVVRHGTETSGNFSGSRMSSRSHHTSTASHASSHRHEERTWSMERTDSMHSDCLSGALSSSVGTSKCSSPACMEARARRAAYYGYPDTTQCPLQYGDSYDSLRDSPHSDRYVSALTTPARLSPVDFHSSLPPQVPTFQITTPNASHALSLPPAASAIAMAAYTPDDDQPLLHRYRRSRRPYYAAESTGSLPSSPYRFVDDEDYETTQEYMSSREQPKKSSNGHRWRRRSRLNGHVSQRTPGPRNYSSQSCLSDSEWEDDEVGDLGHGESTPFLSMQNMNATEPATIYRPNDTRTFTNTGRSGSRGNVQANKLSQSRSRTDNAPL
- the nrg2b gene encoding neuregulin 2b isoform X4, giving the protein MANTRRTCCRASSPKVKPMDSQWLLEGKKLTLKCEAVGNPSPSFNWYKDGSQLRKRKDVKIKSNKKNSKLHISRVRLEDSGNYTCVAENSLGRENATSYVSVQSITTTLSPGSSHARKCNETEKTYCVNGGDCYFIHGINQLSCKCPNDYTGERCQTSVMAGFYKHLGIEIMEAEELYQKRVLTITGICVALLVVGIVCVVAYCKTKKQRKKLHNHLHQNMCAEHPNRMLANGPNHPGPGPEEIPMVDYISKNVPATERVVRHGTETSGNFSGSRMSSRSHHTSTASHASSHRHEERTWSMERTDSMHSDCLSGALSSSVGTSKCSSPACMEARARRAAYYGYPDTTQCPLQYGDSYDSLRDSPHSDRYVSALTTPARLSPVDFHSSLPPQVPTFQITTPNASHALSLPPAASAIAMAAYTPDDDQPLLHRYRRSRRPYYAAESTGSLPSSPYRFVDDEDYETTQEYMSSREQPKKSSNGHRWRRRSRLNGHVSQRTPGPRNYSSQSCLSDSEWEDDEVGDLGHGESTPFLSMQNMNATEPATIYRPNDTRTFTNTGRSGSRGNVQANKLSQSRSRTDNAPL
- the nrg2b gene encoding neuregulin 2b isoform X1, giving the protein MRRLDPVHFSMLVIGVSFACYAPSLDSLQDQAYRSAVVIEGEVSSLPENVSVEPYSVNVKVLDVWPVNSGGLEREQLVTVGEFGSEAPCVAVEKHHRYIFFMDPTEEPLVFKASFAPLDSTEKTLKKDVESILCEDCASSPKVKPMDSQWLLEGKKLTLKCEAVGNPSPSFNWYKDGSQLRKRKDVKIKSNKKNSKLHISRVRLEDSGNYTCVAENSLGRENATSYVSVQSITTTLSPGSSHARKCNETEKTYCVNGGDCYFIHGINQLSCKCPNDYTGERCQTSVMAGFYKHLGIEIMEAEELYQKRVLTITGICVALLVVGIVCVVAYCKTKKQRKKLHNHLHQNMCAEHPNRMLANGPNHPGPGPEEIPMVDYISKNVPATERVVRHGTETSGNFSGSRMSSRSHHTSTASHASSHRHEERTWSMERTDSMHSDCLSGALSSSVGTSKCSSPACMEARARRAAYYGYPDTTQCPLQYGDSYDSLRDSPHSDRYVSALTTPARLSPVDFHSSLPPQVPTFQITTPNASHALSLPPAASAIAMAAYTPDDDQPLLHRYRRSRRPYYAAESTGSLPSSPYRFVDDEDYETTQEYMSSREQPKKSSNGHRWRRRSRLNGHVSQRTPGPRNYSSQSCLSDSEWEDDEVGDLGHGESTPFLSMQNMNATEPATIYRPNDTRTFTNTGRSGSRGNVQANKLSQSRSRTDNAPL
- the nrg2b gene encoding neuregulin 2b isoform X5, which translates into the protein MDSQWLLEGKKLTLKCEAVGNPSPSFNWYKDGSQLRKRKDVKIKSNKKNSKLHISRVRLEDSGNYTCVAENSLGRENATSYVSVQSITTTLSPGSSHARKCNETEKTYCVNGGDCYFIHGINQLSCKCPNDYTGERCQTSVMAGFYKHLGIEIMEAEELYQKRVLTITGICVALLVVGIVCVVAYCKTKKQRKKLHNHLHQNMCAEHPNRMLANGPNHPGPGPEEIPMVDYISKNVPATERVVRHGTETSGNFSGSRMSSRSHHTSTASHASSHRHEERTWSMERTDSMHSDCLSGALSSSVGTSKCSSPACMEARARRAAYYGYPDTTQCPLQYGDSYDSLRDSPHSDRYVSALTTPARLSPVDFHSSLPPQVPTFQITTPNASHALSLPPAASAIAMAAYTPDDDQPLLHRYRRSRRPYYAAESTGSLPSSPYRFVDDEDYETTQEYMSSREQPKKSSNGHRWRRRSRLNGHVSQRTPGPRNYSSQSCLSDSEWEDDEVGDLGHGESTPFLSMQNMNATEPATIYRPNDTRTFTNTGRSGSRGNVQANKLSQSRSRTDNAPL